The DNA window AAAGTTCGCGTAGCTCTTTGGGGTTGTCGGCATGAATCCTGTGTAGTGGGGCCTTGGGTGCCGTTAGTGCTTCGGCGGGCATGAATAGCGTGAGCACGGACAGAAGGGCGCTTCCGAGTATTAGAATTTTCATGGAGTGAGTACTTTGGCTTTATTTCTCAGGGGAGTTGTTGGTTTTAGTTTCGGAAACTTTTGATTAGACCTCTTAACATTCTTGCACAAGATTTCTTGTTCATGGAATTCTTCCGCTTACCCTTTGTAATTCTCCTGTTTTATTTTTCTACCTCTTCTTTCAGTCATTTGTCCTTAGGTGCTGCGGCCCGCCCAAACATTTTGTTTTGTATCTCCGACGATCAATCCTGGGCGCATACCGGTGCCAATGGGGATCCGGTGATTAAGACTCCTGCCTTCGACAGGGTTGCCCGTGAAGGCCTGCGTTTTATCAATTCCTTTTGCGATGCTCCTACCTGTGGGCCGTCACGCAGCGCCATTTTGACCGGTCAAGCGATTTGGCGATTGGAGGAGGCGGGGAACATTCACAGCACTTTACCCGCTAAGTTCGCCACCTACACGGAAGAACTTCAGACCGCTGGTTATAAAATCGGGTTTACCGGAAAAGGTTGGAGCCCCGGACGATTGGAACCGGGTGGCCGCACAGAAAATCCGGCTGGTAAGGAATATTCAGCACGGACGCTGGATCCTCCATTTCGAGGGATACGAAACAATGATTATGCAGCCAACTTTGATGACTTTTTAGGGGAAATCACTGACGGCGAATCCTTTTGTTTCTGGTTGGGTACCAGCGAGCCTCATCGTTTCTTTGATGACGGTGCTGGGATAAAAACGGGAAAAGACCCAGCCAAGGTTATTGTTCCAAAAATCTTTCCAGACAACGACATCGTACGTAGTGACATCCTCGATTACCTCGTGGAGATCGAACACTTCGATTTCATGGTAGGGCGTGCGATTGCTTCGTTGGAATTTCGAGGGCTTCTGGAAAATACCATTGTGGTGGTTACCAGCGATCACGGCATGCCATTTCCGCGTGCCAAAGCCAGTTTGTATGATTGGGGTTCGCGGGTACCGCTAGCCATTCGCTGGCCCAAAGGAATCAAAAATCCAGGCCGTGCTGTAGAGGCTTTCGTGAATCTCAGTGATCTGGCTCCGACTTTTTTGCAGGCTGCTGGATTGGAACCTCACAGCATGATGTCGGCTCATAGTCTGCTCGATATTTTTGAAAGCAATGAAGTCAGAACGCGTGACGCGGCCTATATCGCAATGGAACGACACGATGGCTGTCGTGAAGGTGGCAAGGGCTATCCTTGTCGGGCGGTTCGCACCGAGGACTACATGTATATTCATAACTTCGAGCCGACTCGCTGGCCTGCGGGCTCACCGGATGCTTCAGTATGTGCGCGGGCTATTCCTTATGGCGAGATTGATGATTCGCCTACCAAGACTTTCATGATGGAGCATCGC is part of the Verrucomicrobiota bacterium genome and encodes:
- a CDS encoding sulfatase, whose product is MEFFRLPFVILLFYFSTSSFSHLSLGAAARPNILFCISDDQSWAHTGANGDPVIKTPAFDRVAREGLRFINSFCDAPTCGPSRSAILTGQAIWRLEEAGNIHSTLPAKFATYTEELQTAGYKIGFTGKGWSPGRLEPGGRTENPAGKEYSARTLDPPFRGIRNNDYAANFDDFLGEITDGESFCFWLGTSEPHRFFDDGAGIKTGKDPAKVIVPKIFPDNDIVRSDILDYLVEIEHFDFMVGRAIASLEFRGLLENTIVVVTSDHGMPFPRAKASLYDWGSRVPLAIRWPKGIKNPGRAVEAFVNLSDLAPTFLQAAGLEPHSMMSAHSLLDIFESNEVRTRDAAYIAMERHDGCREGGKGYPCRAVRTEDYMYIHNFEPTRWPAGSPDASVCARAIPYGEIDDSPTKTFMMEHRSTHGVAHLGELSFGMRPAEELYDLKNDPEQLVNLAGNQKYNAVQNALRKKLFNHLSITQDPRVVGGKADWDYYPYYGAMRNLNWKVAEKPE